A window of the Oligoflexia bacterium genome harbors these coding sequences:
- the hemL gene encoding glutamate-1-semialdehyde 2,1-aminomutase codes for MTLKRPLSEELFMSAQKIMPGGVNSPVRSFASVGGHPFYVEKGKGAKITDADGNTYIDYVMSWGPLIFGHAHPDILAKIEKTLRNGTSFGACSGFEIELAKLVTQSVPSVEKVRFVNSGTEACMSAIRLARGYTGRKKILKFNGCYHGHADAFLVEGGSGVATLGIPGSPGVPEETVKNTVSIPYNNLEMVEQTIKTSPKDFAAIIIEPVSGNMGLVEPKPGFLQGIRKLCDQYGIVYIFDEVMTGFRVHKHSAQGLYDVKPDLTCLGKIIGGGMPVGAYGGKKEIMDYVAPVGPVYQAGTLSGNPVCMAAGIKTLKMLKDENPYESLEHRSRYLQEELEKEAKKADVAVKVNRVGSMLTLFFTESEVTDFASSKQSHQEKFSKYFQAMLGQGVYLPPSAFECWFVSTAHDETILQQTISAHREALKKI; via the coding sequence ATGACTTTAAAAAGACCTTTATCTGAAGAATTGTTCATGTCTGCCCAAAAAATCATGCCTGGAGGGGTGAACTCACCGGTTCGTTCTTTTGCATCTGTTGGGGGACATCCTTTTTATGTAGAAAAAGGTAAGGGAGCTAAAATAACAGATGCAGATGGCAACACCTATATAGATTATGTGATGAGCTGGGGGCCTCTCATTTTTGGGCATGCGCATCCTGATATATTGGCAAAAATAGAAAAAACATTACGTAACGGTACATCTTTTGGTGCTTGTAGTGGTTTTGAAATAGAATTAGCAAAACTGGTTACACAAAGTGTCCCCAGTGTAGAAAAAGTTAGATTTGTAAACTCAGGTACAGAAGCTTGCATGAGTGCTATTCGCTTGGCACGGGGTTATACCGGACGTAAAAAAATCTTAAAATTCAATGGTTGTTACCACGGACATGCAGATGCATTTTTAGTTGAAGGGGGTTCGGGAGTAGCAACATTAGGCATTCCAGGCTCACCGGGTGTTCCAGAAGAAACGGTCAAGAACACAGTGAGTATTCCCTATAATAATTTAGAAATGGTGGAGCAAACCATTAAAACATCTCCTAAAGATTTTGCAGCTATTATTATAGAACCGGTTTCCGGTAATATGGGATTGGTAGAACCAAAACCAGGGTTTTTGCAAGGCATTAGAAAACTGTGTGATCAATACGGCATTGTTTATATTTTTGATGAGGTGATGACCGGTTTTAGAGTGCATAAACACAGCGCCCAAGGCTTGTATGATGTAAAACCTGATTTAACCTGTTTGGGTAAAATTATTGGCGGCGGTATGCCGGTGGGCGCTTATGGTGGTAAAAAAGAAATAATGGATTATGTTGCTCCAGTAGGACCTGTGTATCAAGCTGGGACATTGTCTGGTAATCCCGTATGCATGGCGGCGGGCATTAAAACCTTAAAGATGCTTAAAGATGAGAACCCTTATGAAAGCCTTGAGCATCGTAGTCGATATTTACAAGAAGAGTTAGAAAAAGAAGCAAAAAAAGCAGATGTGGCAGTCAAAGTGAACCGCGTGGGTTCAATGTTAACCCTGTTTTTTACAGAGAGTGAAGTGACAGACTTTGCAAGCAGCAAACAGAGCCATCAAGAAAAGTTCAGTAAGTACTTTCAAGCCATGTTAGGGCAAGGGGTTTATTTGCCACCCTCAGCCTTTGAGTGTTGGTTTGTCTCTACCGCCCACGATGAAACTATATTGCAACAAACCATCAGTGCGCATAGAGAAGCACTGAAAAAAATATAG
- a CDS encoding tetratricopeptide repeat protein → MKKVIIIISLFSVVFLSSCAQYAFYLAEKQQSNKRYFQSVAAYLKFAQKYADHKKAAQAVYRAAKIQQDILLDIKQAHQNYSMLVDKFPVGNYTLLAQEEIAHIQKNIFRRYDQAIIEYEKLLDISPDYPNKYQVKKAMAECYSKLNQYEQADIEYMELLKDFPSQAQSQEVFFAIANNAYVGNMPKKAIEYYHKVLEQAPKDDKKGEALFNIAAAYEEMDNFAKAKSFYLQAKSFYPNPEIIDIRTKALRKRQNKKFK, encoded by the coding sequence ATGAAAAAAGTTATTATTATAATAAGTTTGTTCAGCGTTGTTTTTTTGAGTAGCTGTGCTCAATATGCTTTTTATCTAGCAGAAAAACAACAAAGCAATAAACGCTATTTTCAAAGTGTGGCAGCGTATTTAAAATTTGCGCAAAAATATGCAGATCATAAAAAAGCAGCGCAAGCTGTTTATAGAGCAGCCAAAATTCAACAAGATATTCTTTTGGATATCAAACAAGCCCATCAAAATTACAGTATGTTGGTGGATAAGTTTCCTGTGGGCAATTACACCTTGCTGGCACAAGAAGAGATAGCGCATATACAAAAAAATATATTCAGACGTTACGATCAAGCCATTATTGAATATGAAAAGCTTTTGGATATCTCACCAGACTACCCCAACAAATATCAAGTAAAAAAAGCCATGGCAGAATGTTATAGTAAGCTTAACCAGTATGAGCAAGCTGATATAGAGTACATGGAGCTGCTTAAAGACTTCCCAAGTCAAGCTCAAAGCCAAGAAGTTTTTTTTGCCATTGCCAACAATGCCTATGTTGGCAACATGCCAAAAAAAGCCATAGAGTATTATCATAAAGTTTTAGAGCAGGCACCCAAGGATGATAAAAAAGGGGAGGCCTTATTCAATATTGCAGCTGCATATGAAGAAATGGATAATTTTGCCAAAGCTAAAAGCTTTTATTTGCAGGCTAAAAGTTTTTATCCCAATCCAGAAATTATTGATATCCGAACCAAGGCCTTGCGCAAACGTCAGAATAAAAAATTTAAATAA
- the gyrA gene encoding DNA gyrase subunit A, giving the protein MSLMTIDRETPKSIVEEMKAAYLDYSMSVIVGRALPDIRDGLKPVHRRVLYGMYEMANYHNKPYKKSARIVGDVMGKYHPHGDTAIYDTIVRLAQDFSMRHPLVDGQGNFGSVDGDAAAAMRYTEIRLDKIAEEFLGDIDKDTVEFARNYDDSLNEPKVLPAKIPNLLVNGASGIAVGMATNIPPHNLGEICDALNALIANPKLEDKELFKIVKGPDFPTAGLVYGKSGIRKAYETGRGKFKIRAKTTLEAINKKGDKQAIIVNELPYQVNKARLLETIAQQVRDKKIEGISDLRDESDRDGMRVVIELKRDATPEVVLNKLYANTQMQTSFGVIMLALVNNKPKVVSLREALSLFIAHRKQVVTRRTLFELKKAQAKAHILEGLKIALDNLDAVIALIRKSKDPVIAKEGLCKSFKLSEKQATAILEMRLQRLTNLERDKIIQDYKDIIKLIEKLKTILADESLVYEIVSNELGEIKEQFANPRRSQIKAEIQEFDEEDLIEEEEMVVTLTHAGYIKRNPVSLYKSQGRGGKGKVGTGVKDEDFVTDVFVASTHSYIMVFSDRGRAYWLKVHEIPQAGRAAKGKPIVNLVQLKGTEKITAILPVKEFTENKFIMMATRKGSIKKTDLMQFANPRLSGIIACNISDGDRLIGVEITDGKNDVFLATKNGLAIRFGEKDVRSMGRQAGGVRGITLKGDDEVVGMNVLVEESTILTTTENGYGKRTDTKEYRAQSRAGKGIITIKVTDKNGPVVGITQVTDEDDVMLISNQGQIIRTKASGISVMGRSTQGVRLMKVKAGESLVSQAKIINEDTAQEDLPLDE; this is encoded by the coding sequence ATGTCATTAATGACAATAGATAGAGAAACACCAAAATCCATTGTGGAGGAAATGAAGGCCGCTTATTTGGATTATTCCATGAGCGTTATTGTTGGGCGTGCTTTGCCTGACATCCGTGATGGTCTTAAGCCGGTGCATCGCCGTGTTTTGTATGGCATGTATGAAATGGCCAACTATCACAACAAACCCTATAAAAAGTCGGCTCGTATTGTGGGGGATGTCATGGGTAAATATCACCCACATGGTGATACAGCTATTTATGATACCATTGTGCGTTTGGCCCAAGACTTTTCTATGCGGCACCCATTGGTGGATGGTCAAGGTAACTTTGGATCTGTTGATGGTGATGCAGCGGCAGCCATGCGTTATACAGAAATTCGTTTGGATAAAATTGCGGAAGAGTTTTTAGGAGATATAGATAAAGATACAGTTGAATTTGCGCGCAACTATGATGATTCTTTGAATGAACCAAAAGTTTTGCCTGCAAAAATTCCTAATCTTTTGGTGAATGGGGCCAGTGGTATTGCGGTGGGTATGGCCACCAATATTCCACCACACAACTTGGGTGAAATTTGTGATGCCTTAAATGCCTTAATTGCCAACCCCAAATTGGAAGACAAAGAGTTATTTAAAATTGTTAAAGGACCAGATTTTCCAACGGCAGGTTTGGTTTATGGCAAAAGCGGAATCAGAAAAGCTTATGAAACCGGTCGCGGTAAATTTAAAATCAGAGCAAAAACTACTTTAGAAGCCATCAACAAAAAAGGCGACAAGCAAGCCATCATTGTCAATGAGTTGCCTTATCAGGTTAACAAAGCCAGATTGCTTGAAACCATTGCTCAACAAGTTAGAGATAAAAAAATTGAAGGTATATCTGACTTAAGAGATGAGTCTGATCGCGATGGTATGCGTGTTGTTATTGAACTTAAAAGAGACGCAACACCAGAAGTTGTTTTAAATAAACTTTATGCCAATACACAAATGCAAACCTCTTTTGGGGTGATTATGTTGGCTTTGGTTAACAACAAACCCAAAGTAGTCAGTTTGCGTGAAGCCTTAAGTTTGTTTATTGCACATCGCAAACAAGTGGTAACCCGTAGAACTTTATTTGAACTTAAAAAAGCCCAAGCCAAAGCCCATATTTTGGAAGGTTTAAAAATAGCTTTGGATAATTTGGATGCAGTGATTGCTTTAATCAGAAAATCTAAAGATCCAGTGATTGCTAAAGAAGGTTTGTGCAAAAGTTTTAAACTGAGTGAAAAACAAGCCACCGCTATTTTAGAAATGCGTTTACAACGTTTAACCAATCTTGAGCGTGATAAAATCATTCAAGATTACAAAGACATTATAAAACTGATTGAAAAACTTAAAACCATCTTGGCAGATGAGAGTTTGGTTTACGAAATTGTCAGCAATGAGTTGGGCGAAATTAAAGAACAATTTGCTAACCCAAGACGCAGTCAAATCAAAGCAGAGATTCAAGAATTTGATGAAGAAGATCTCATTGAAGAAGAGGAAATGGTGGTTACCTTAACCCATGCTGGTTACATCAAACGTAACCCGGTGAGTTTGTACAAAAGTCAAGGTCGTGGCGGTAAAGGTAAAGTGGGTACCGGTGTTAAAGATGAAGATTTTGTGACCGATGTCTTTGTGGCCAGCACCCATTCTTATATCATGGTCTTTTCTGATCGTGGCCGTGCGTATTGGTTAAAAGTGCATGAAATTCCACAAGCTGGAAGAGCAGCAAAGGGTAAGCCTATTGTAAATTTGGTTCAACTAAAAGGCACTGAAAAAATCACAGCTATTTTACCGGTAAAAGAGTTTACAGAAAATAAATTTATCATGATGGCTACACGCAAAGGAAGCATTAAGAAAACAGACCTTATGCAGTTTGCAAACCCGCGTTTATCAGGGATCATTGCTTGTAATATCAGTGATGGAGATCGTTTGATTGGAGTAGAGATCACTGATGGTAAAAACGATGTCTTCTTAGCCACTAAAAATGGATTGGCCATTCGCTTTGGTGAAAAAGATGTGCGTAGCATGGGTCGCCAAGCCGGAGGTGTAAGAGGGATTACGCTTAAAGGTGATGATGAAGTTGTTGGTATGAATGTTCTTGTAGAAGAGAGCACCATTTTAACCACAACTGAAAACGGTTATGGTAAGCGTACTGACACCAAAGAATACAGAGCACAAAGCAGAGCAGGTAAAGGGATTATAACCATTAAAGTAACCGATAAAAACGGGCCAGTTGTAGGGATTACACAAGTCACGGATGAAGATGATGTGATGTTAATCAGCAATCAAGGCCAGATTATTCGGACCAAAGCCAGTGGTATCTCAGTGATGGGTAGATCCACGCAAGGCGTTCGTTTAATGAAGGTTAAAGCTGGTGAAAGTCTGGTATCACAAGCAAAAATTATTAATGAAGATACTGCACAAGAAGATTTACCTTTGGATGAGTAA
- the gyrB gene encoding DNA topoisomerase (ATP-hydrolyzing) subunit B, whose product MAKDTSNYSASSIKVLEGLEAVRKRPGMYIGDTHTRGLHHLVYEVVDNSIDEALAGYCTEVNLIIHDDNSITVKDNGRGIPVGIHEKEKIPAAQLVLTKLHAGGKFDHGTYKVSGGLHGVGVSCVNALSEKLELEIHREGKKHQQSYERGVPTSKLKVVGDSKKTGTTVTFKPDTQIFEVTKYSYETLASRMRELAFLNSGITITIEDERTDKKQKFKYEGGVEEFVKYLNKNKETFHKPVSLKGSKDNIEVELSIQYNDGYSENVFTFVNNVNTIEGGTHLIGFRSALTRSINNYATENNLLKGVKEKPSGDDVREGLTAVISTKVPDPQFEGQTKTKLGNSEVKGIVETIVNEGLSNYLAEHPREAKKIVLKVVEAARAREAARKARDLTRRKSALEFSSLPGKLADCQEKDPALSELYIVEGDSAGGSAKQGRERKSQAILPLRGKILNVEKARFDKMIQSNEIQTLIQVLGTGIGKADFNMEKLRYHKIILMTDADVDGAHIRTLLLTFFYRQMPDIVERGYLYIAQPPLYKVKKKNSEKYLKDEAALNSYLLDLVVEDIELHLPKSKQKLTKKKLQEFVSQYLSYQDSLLRASGKNEWRVVDALLMQNLASMEAFNNKTNFENLQKKVTAYIQQNYPHIMPAVYQLQENEGEPVCVISSKDKGMKRDTVLNAKFLNSERMQNLIKKAKAMQAFLDESYELVAKDKNVEKYSLFDVVKYILSFARKGLNIQRYKGLGEMNPDQLWETTMDPSKRNLLKVTIEDAVEADEIFTVLMGDAVDPRRQFIEQNALAVRNLDV is encoded by the coding sequence CCATACTCGTGGTTTACACCATTTGGTTTATGAGGTGGTTGATAACTCCATTGATGAGGCTTTGGCGGGCTATTGTACTGAAGTAAATTTGATCATTCACGATGACAATTCTATTACGGTTAAAGATAATGGTCGCGGTATTCCAGTGGGCATCCATGAAAAAGAAAAAATTCCAGCCGCACAATTGGTGCTGACTAAATTGCATGCAGGAGGTAAATTTGATCATGGAACTTATAAGGTTTCTGGGGGTTTGCATGGTGTGGGTGTATCGTGTGTGAATGCCCTTTCAGAAAAGCTGGAGCTTGAAATTCATCGAGAAGGTAAAAAACATCAACAATCTTATGAACGAGGTGTTCCCACCAGCAAGCTAAAGGTTGTGGGTGACTCTAAAAAAACAGGAACCACAGTCACATTCAAACCAGATACACAAATTTTTGAAGTCACCAAGTATTCGTATGAAACTTTAGCCAGTCGCATGCGGGAATTGGCTTTTTTAAATTCTGGTATCACCATTACCATAGAAGATGAACGAACCGATAAAAAACAAAAATTTAAGTATGAGGGTGGTGTTGAAGAGTTTGTTAAATACCTCAATAAAAATAAAGAGACTTTTCATAAGCCGGTTAGCTTAAAAGGCAGTAAAGATAACATTGAAGTAGAGCTTTCCATTCAATACAACGATGGCTATTCAGAAAATGTTTTTACCTTTGTTAACAATGTTAACACCATTGAAGGGGGAACCCATTTAATTGGCTTTCGTTCAGCCTTAACTCGTAGCATTAACAACTATGCAACTGAAAATAATTTGCTCAAAGGCGTGAAAGAAAAACCTTCAGGGGATGATGTCAGAGAAGGATTAACCGCTGTTATTTCAACCAAAGTTCCAGATCCTCAATTTGAAGGACAAACCAAAACCAAATTGGGTAACTCTGAAGTAAAAGGTATTGTTGAGACCATTGTTAATGAGGGCTTGTCTAACTATTTAGCTGAGCATCCTAGAGAAGCTAAAAAAATAGTTTTAAAAGTGGTTGAAGCTGCCCGAGCGCGTGAAGCTGCCCGTAAAGCCAGAGATCTAACGCGTCGTAAAAGTGCGTTGGAGTTTTCATCTTTGCCAGGAAAGTTAGCAGATTGTCAGGAAAAAGATCCAGCTTTAAGTGAGTTGTATATTGTTGAGGGAGATTCAGCGGGAGGTTCTGCCAAACAAGGACGTGAACGCAAGAGTCAGGCTATTTTACCCTTAAGAGGTAAAATTCTTAATGTGGAAAAAGCACGTTTTGATAAAATGATTCAATCCAATGAAATTCAAACTTTAATTCAAGTATTGGGCACGGGGATTGGTAAAGCAGATTTTAATATGGAAAAATTGCGTTACCATAAAATTATTCTTATGACCGATGCGGATGTCGATGGTGCACACATTAGGACGCTGTTGTTGACTTTCTTTTACAGACAAATGCCAGATATTGTTGAGCGTGGTTATTTGTACATAGCGCAACCACCGTTGTACAAAGTTAAAAAGAAAAATAGTGAAAAGTATCTCAAAGATGAAGCCGCACTCAACAGCTATTTGTTAGATTTGGTGGTGGAAGATATAGAGTTACACTTGCCTAAGAGTAAACAAAAATTAACCAAGAAAAAATTGCAAGAGTTTGTCAGTCAGTATTTAAGCTATCAAGATAGCTTGTTGCGTGCCAGTGGCAAAAATGAATGGCGTGTGGTTGATGCTTTGTTGATGCAAAACTTGGCCAGCATGGAAGCATTTAACAATAAAACCAATTTTGAAAATCTACAGAAAAAAGTTACAGCTTATATACAACAAAATTATCCACATATTATGCCAGCAGTTTACCAACTTCAAGAAAACGAGGGTGAACCAGTTTGTGTGATCAGTAGCAAAGATAAAGGCATGAAGCGAGACACTGTTTTAAATGCAAAGTTTTTAAATAGTGAACGCATGCAAAACTTGATCAAGAAAGCAAAAGCAATGCAAGCTTTTCTAGATGAAAGCTATGAGTTGGTTGCCAAAGATAAAAATGTTGAAAAATACAGTTTGTTTGATGTGGTGAAATATATTCTAAGTTTTGCCAGAAAAGGTTTAAACATTCAGCGTTACAAAGGTTTGGGGGAAATGAACCCAGATCAATTGTGGGAAACCACCATGGACCCTAGTAAACGCAACTTACTTAAGGTTACCATTGAAGATGCTGTAGAAGCCGATGAAATTTTTACGGTGCTGATGGGGGATGCGGTAGATCCACGTCGGCAATTTATTGAGCAAAATGCCTTGGCAGTTAGAAATTTGGATGTATAG